The genomic region CGCCCTACACCGCAACACTAGAGCGCATCATCCCACAAATCGACCCGCAAACCAAAAGCGTGCCTGTGCGAATTGTGGTCGAAAACCCCAAAGGCACCTTGTTTGAAAACGCCTTTGCACGCATCACCTTTAGCACTCCTGCGCGCACGTATCTTTCCCTGCCAAGCCGTGCGGTAATCACCAAAGGTGCGCAACATTTTGTCTTTGTCGCGAGTGAATACGAAGGCGAATACGACCCCCGCGCCATTGAAGCCCTACGCCTGAACAATGGCACGTTTGAAGTATTAAGCGGCCTTAAAGAGGGGGAAGAAGTGGTCGCTGAAGCCCTGTTTATGTTTGACAGCGATGTGCAAAACTTTGGAGGAAACGCCCCATGGTAGAACACATCATCGAAGGAAGCTTGCGCAATAAAGCCATGGTGTTACTCACCTTGCTTTTAGGTGTGATGCTTTCCGTGTGGGCCATGAAACACACCGCACTCGACGCGCTTCCTGATTTGACCCCACCCCAAGTGATTGTGAGCGTTGAATTCCCCGGCCAGTCCCCCAAAGTCATCGAAGACCAAGTGGTGTATGAGCTCACGAGCGCGCTCCTTTCCGTTCCCAAAAGCAGTACCGTGCGCGCCTTTACCTCCTTTGGAAACGCTTTGGTGTACGTAATCTTTGACGATGCGACGGATTTGTACTGGGCAAGAGACCGCGTGAGTGAGGTCATCGCTTCGGTGGCTAAAACCGTACCCCAAGAAGCCTCCATCCGTTTAGGCCCCGATGCGACGGGCATTGGCTGGGTGTTTGAATACGCCCTCACCTCCAACACAAAATCCTTGCAAGAGTTGCGCACCTTGCAAGATTATGTCTACCGCTACGCGTTGCTTGGCGTGGAAGGGGTGAGTGAGGTGGCAAGTGTGGGGGGTTTTGTTAAAACCTACGAAATCACCCTGCGCCAAGATGACCTTGTGCGTTACGACCTTGGCATTAGCCAAGTCAAAAACGCCATCGCCCAAAACAACCGTGACGTGGGCGGTGGCGTCCTCTTGGAAAATGGGTTTGAACACATGGTGCAAGCCAAAGGCTACGCCAAAAGTGCCGCAGATTTGCTCGCCATCCCTTTGGGTAGCCCAAAAGGCGTCCCCTTGACCCTAGGGGACATCGCAGACGTAACCCTTGTGCCTTCTTACCGTAGCGGTTTGGCGGAGCTTAACGGAGAAGGGGAAGTGGTCGGGGGTATCGTGGTGGTGCGGTATAAAGAAAACGCTTATAAGGTCATCCAAGCGGTCAAAGAACGCCTTGAAAGCTTACATGTAAACGATGTGGAAGTCATCACAACCTACGACCGAAGCGACCTTATCCTTAATGCCATCACTAATCTCCAAAACGTCCTTTTGGAGGAAAGCGTGGTGGTGTTTGCGGTGGTGATGCTCTTTTTGCTCCATGTGCGTAGCGCCCTAGTGGTGCTTATCATTTTACCGCTGACCATTGCGCTGACGTTTTTGCTCATGAAACTGTTTGGGATTGAATCCAACATCATGAGCCTTGGAGGCATCGCGATTGCCATTGGGGCGATGGTGGATGCGTGTGTGGTGATGATTGAAAACGTGCACAAAAAACTCGGCGGCAAAAAAGGCATCAGTGAGACTGAGCGCGTGGCGACCATCATCACCTCTTCCAAGCAGGTGGGGCGGCCTATCTTTTTTGCATTGCTCATCATCGTGGTGAGTTTTTTGCCCATCTTTTCCTTGGGCGGACAAGAAGGAGCGTTGTTTAAACCCCTTGCGTACACCAAAACCTTTGCCATGCTCATTGGGGCTATTTTGGCCATCACCTTTGTGCCTGTGCTCATGGTATTTTTCATCAAAGGCACTCTCCACAGGGAAGAAAAAAACCCCCTTAACCGCTTTTTCATCGCCGCTTATGGGGTGTTGTTAAAATTTTCCATGCGGTTTTGGTACCTCAGCATTGCCGTATTTGTGGGGCTACTCATCTTTGGCTACCACACTTACACCAAACAGCGTTGGGAATTTATGCCCCCACTACACGAGCAAGCCCTCATGTACATGCCCGTTACTTCGAGCGGGATTAGCATCGAAACAGCCAAGGCGTATGCCAAGCAAAGCAACGCCATCATTAAAAGCTTTCCTGAGGTGGAGAGTACCTTTGCTAAAGTGGGCCGCGCGGCGACGGCGACCGACCCCGCACCCCTTTCGATGATCGAAACCATCATCCAGTTTAAGCCTCAATCCCAGTGGCGCGAAGGGGTCACCTACGCCTCTTTACAAGAGGAGATGAACGCCAAATTGCAACTGCCGGGCCTAGTGAATTCGTGGACATTTCCCATTCGTGGACGCATCGACATGCTCATCACAGGAATGCGCACGCCTTTGGGCATCAAACTCTACGGGGACAACGACGAAGCTTTGGAAAAAAGCGCACAGGCTATCGCGACCGCCCTTGGCACCCACCAAGACACGCGCAGTGTTTTTGCCGACAAAAGCAACAGCGGGTATTACCTTGACATCTCCCTCAACCCCGAACCTTTGGCCCAGTATGGCATGGATAAAGAAGCGGTTTTAGAAGTCATCGCTGCTGCTGTGGGGGGCGCAAAAATCAGTACTTTTTTTGAAGGCATCGAACGCTACCCTATCACCTTGCGCCTTGAACTTGAACACCGAAGCGACCTTGAAGCCCTCAAAGCCCTCGCTATCAAAACCCCCTACGGGTTCCAACCCCTTGAAACCTTTGCCACCTTGGCACACACCTTAAGTCCTGGGATGATGAAAACCGAAATGGGCAAAAAAGTCACCTACGTGTACATCACCCTAAACGAAGGGACGTCGTCTAAAACCTACAAGGAAGAAGCCTCAGCGCTGTTGGCCAATGTGCCCCTTCCTACGGGATTTTACACAGAATGGGCAGGGGAGAGCGAATACCTAGAAGGGGCGATGGAACGGCTAAAGTTTATTATCCCCTTGGCGCTTTTGCTCACCTTTGTGCTTATTTTCTTGGGGCTTCGCTCCCTTGGGCAAGCGGTCTTGGTGTTTTTAACCCTGCCCTTTGCGGTGGTGGGCGGGTTTATTTACATGGATTATCTCAACTTCAACCTCTCCATCGCCACTATTGCGGGCTTTTTGGCGCTCATTGGGATTGCAGTTGAAACGGCGATTGTGATGATTATCTACCTCAACGAAGCGGTGGCAACCCTTAAGGTGCGCACCAAGGAAACCTTGCGCCAAGCGGTGTTTGAGGGGGCGGTTTTGCGGGTTCGGCCCAAACTTATGACCGTACTTTCGACCCTTTTGGGCCTTTTGCCCATCATGTGGGCGCAAGGGGCGGGCAGTGAAGTGATGCAACGCATCGCTGCGCCGATGATTGGGGGATTGGTCAGTTCGGCGATTTTAACGCTGTTTATCATCCCCGTGGTGTATTACAAACTCCAAAAAGAAGACCAATAGTCCTTTACATGTAAAGCTTTTTTCTTTACATGTAAAGGCTACAGCACCCACGTAGGAAAGATTTTTTTCTTCACTTTAAAGCGTTTTTCTTTGACTTCATCTACCCGCGCTTGGGAAATGGCCACGTAACTTTGCTTGTCGTAAATGTCGATTTTGCCAATCTCTTTGGCCTCCAATCCCATCTCGCCCGTGAGCGCACCCAAAATGTCGCCAGGGCGCAATTTGTCTTTTTTACCTCCTTCAAGCACAAGGGTACGAAAGGGAGGTTTCATGGAAAAACCACGGCTTACATGTAAGGCATCTTCGCGCTCAAAGTGGCGAGAAGGCGCTTCGTACTGGGCGATTTTTTCCCACTCTCTTGAGGTGTAAAGGCTCACCGCCAACCCCTCTTCCCCTGCGCGCGCGGTGCGTCCGATGCGGTGGGTGTAAGACTCTAGGGTGTGGGGCAAGTCGTAGTTGATGACCATGGCAAGGGCTTTGATGTCAAGACCGCGCGCGGCGACTTCCGTGGCGACCAAGACTGAACAACTGTTGTTCGCAAACTGCACCAACACGTCGTTGCGCTGGTACTGCTCCAAATCTCCATGCAAGGAAAGGGCGTCCACCCCTCGTTTAAATAAAAAATCTGCCACCGTGTTGGCTTCGACTTTGGTGTTGACAAAGACAAGGGCATTGGAAGGCGTAAAGGTCGCAAGCGCGCGCAAGAGGGCTTCGGGCTTTGTGGAGGTTTCGTAAAAGCGCTCTATTACACGGTTATCTTGCGCTTCCACTTCCACGCTTTGAGGCTCACGCTGAATCCGCTGGCTTAACGCCACAATGTCCTCAGGAAAAGTCGCCGAAAAAAGCAAGGTCTGGCGCGCACGTGGTACAAATGCGATGACCTCTTCTACTTCTTCCAAAAAGCCCATGTCTAGCATCCTGTCTGCTTCGTCTAGCACCAACGTTGTAGCTTCGTCTAACACCAAGGTCTTTTTTTGCAAGTGCTTGAGCACACGCCCAGGCGTACCCACCACCACGTGCGCCCCGTGGGCCAACGAGCCAATCTGCGGCCCAAACGCCGTGCCACCGCACAGGGTTAAAATCTTTAGATTAGGCGCAAAACGGGCGATGCGGCGCAGTTCCTTAGCCACTTGGTCGGCCAACTCACGGGTAGGACACAGCACCAATGCTTGGGGCTTGAACCGTTTTACATCCAAGCGCGCCAAAAGGCCCACGCCAAAAGCGGCGGTTTTCCCACTGCCTGTTTTGGCCTTGGCAATGAGGTCATGGCCTTCTAGGATGCGCGGAAGGGCGGCTTCTTGGATGGGGGTCATGGCGTCAAACCCAAGACTCTCTAGGGTTGAAACTAAGGAATCGGGTAAAGGAAGGGTAGCAAAGGAAGGCATGGGGTCTCTTTTTGGTGAAGTATACCAAAAATCGACGTTCTTTTTTGCCGATATAGCTTTAAGATACCAAAGGAGATGCCATGCACATCACCCAAAGCCACTTCACCACCGCTTCTTCCCACCGCCTTGAACGGGCTTAAAGCACCACTGTACGGGTTCAACAGGGCGAATTAGCCCCAATGCCCCCACCCCAAGCACCTCTTCTTGTAAACCTTGACACTTCTTACGCCCTAGACGACGACTACGCCAACCTCGACCCACGCTACCGCATGTTGGCGTTGTTACTGGAACAGATGTTTGGCAAACAAACCCTTGGTAAAGCAAAAGAAGCCCAGTTTCACACCACCCATCCAATACCCACCGCACATAGCGCACCCGTTCATGCCTCTTCTCCCATCATCCATTACCAAACAAGCCTTGAAGAGCGCCAAACCCAAGTGCTAGAGATGCATGCCAACATCGAGCTAGAGGGCGGGGAAAGGCTTGAGGCTTCTTTAAGTCTGCGCTGGGAGCAGCATTTCATGGAAAAAGACGCTTTTTTCATCCAAAACGGACAGGTATTTCGCGACCCCCTCGTTCTCTCACTGGAAGGGACTCAGCCTCTTGCGCACACCACCTTTGCCTTTAACCTTCAAGGCAACGAGGGAAAACTTGTCCACTTAAACGCCAACAGCGGCTACTTGGTGCTTGATAAAAACGGTAACGGAGTGGTTGAGGGCGGACGTGAACTCTTTGGGCCAACATCTGGCGAAGGATTTAAGGAATTAGCGCGTTTGGATGAGGATGGCAATGGGTGGATTGATAAAAACGACAGTTTTTTTTCTCAGCTTAAATTCTGGCACGTAAGCGCATCAAGCGAGCAACTCCTTAGCCTAGAAGAAGTAGGTATCGGGGCGCTTTCTTTACATGTAACCCCTATGGACTACATACACAAAACAAACGCCACTACCCCATTGGCAGCGTTTAAACATGCCTCTTTGGCGCTTACCGCAACACACCAAAGTGCTGCGGTATTTGAAATAGATATCGCTACTTAGCCCTACACTCTCTCTTTGGAAGAGCTTTGTTTGGTTGAAAGAGAGAGGCTAATATCAGCAATCACATCCAACTTTTGCGTGATGTCTTTCATGGCCTCACTTTCACCCTTAGCTGCAATGCTGATTTTCTCAATCTCTTCTTGGGTCGTGACGATTTCATCGACCGTTTTTTGCAGGGCAGGCACAATGCTGTTGACGACTTGCTGCACTTGCCTGATGGCGATATGAATATTATCCGTCAAACGGTTGCTCTGGTCGGAAAGCTTGCGCACTTCGCTTGCCACGACCGCAAACCCGCGTCCGTGTTCTCCTGCGCGCGCGGCTTCGATGGCCGCGTTGAGCGCCAAAAGGTTGGTGTCACTGGCAATGTGTTTAATGGAACTGGTGATGGAGCCTATCTCTTCCACGGCGTTCATGAGATTTTGCGCAAGCGCGTTGGTGTCTTGTACATTTCGCACTTCACCCGTAAGCTTGCCATGGACCAAAGCAATGGTTTTGGCCGTCTCTTCAATGGAACGAAACGCTTCTTGGGTGATGTGGGAAATATCTTTGGTCTGATCAGCCAAAGTGCTCGAAACCGCGCAGGATTCTTGCAGGATTTTTTGGGAATTGATACTCGTGACAATTTGCGCCAACGAACTCACACTCGCAGGGGTTGCAGTGCGTGGCGGACTGGGAATGATGACTGCATCTTGCTTGAGCCCACTGCCATAAGTAGTGTACAACGCCTTCCCGCGCGACACATATCCGTCGGTCCCGATCACGTACCGCACACTAGAGAGTTTTTCGCGCACTTGAGCACTTTCCCACTCATCGAAAGGAACGATAGTGTAAGTCACGTGGGTGAGTTGGTACTGTTTTAAAAATTTGAGCATGACATTGGCGCCCGAAGAACTGTTGTTAAAAATCACCACTTCTTCGCCTTCGGGGATGCGACTCACTGCCACGAAAAAATCCGTAGGCGGCACAAATTCAACAGCCGTTACCCGCTCTTTGCTATAGGTTTTGACCATTTCATCGTAACGGTTTACAAAACACACAATCAAATCAAACGCCTCAGCATCGTACTGTTTGTAATTTTGCAAAGTTGCCGCTTGGTAAGTCACGGCGCCTTTAAGTGTTGCATCCACGAGAGAGACGAGCTCTTGGGTGGTTGCGTCATTAGCACCAATGAGAAGAAGGGAAGCGCTCACGATGACTCCTTGTTGGTAAAACGTTTTGCCAAATCTATCCTATGATACTTTTAGCAAAACCTCAAAAGAACGCCATCGTGTAGTGTAACAAATTTTAGAGACAAAAAAAGGAGTTTTAATTATAAGCTTAATGTTTCTATCTAAAAAAATTTAAAGATTATAGCACTGGACATCTTTACATGTAGAGGAGGCTTTGAACCTCCTTTGCTACTCAAATGGCTAGCTACTTACAGGAGGGGTGTACTTTAGCACCGTGCGCGCAAAATCTACATTTCTAAAAAAGAGCAATTCAAACACAGGGTCAAGGTGCAACGCCGAAGCCTCTAGGCCTTCAAAGGGCGACACTTCAAACCCAACGCCAACTTTGCTGTTTTTTGGTTTCACGCTTACGCGCAAAGGGGCAAGGGCTTTGGCCATATTGAGGGCGTTTTTCTTCTTTTTTTCATCCAAGCCTTCCAAGAGGTCGCGCGAAGTGCGCGGGGCAAAAAGAAGGGTTTCAAGCAAGTCTACCTTGTCTTTAAAGACCACTTTGTTCCATTTCATGATGAGCTGTTCGGTGCGAATGTCGCAAGAGGTTTGTAAAAGCCCGTGGGGCTTAGTGGCGCGAATCGCTTCAATAAGGCCAAGCAAAAAATTGGCCCCACCTAAGGCAGTAGCGGCTTGCGTCAAACGGGTATGAAAAAGTGTTTTTGTAGGAGTGTCGTACTGGTGGAAGGGGTGCATGAAATGGCCTTTGAAAAAGATAAGGAAGTATAACAAAAGTATCTTTCCTTTTTAGGTACAATCTAACCTTAATTTCATTACAAGGAACAGACGCATGCACCGCTTTTCTTTTTTTAATCGCCTTTCTCTTGAAAATCAATCTATTTTGCTTGCAGCAGCCACCAAGACTACCATCCCCAAAGAACACCTTCTGTTTCATCAAGGAGACACTTGCAGACAAATTTTATTTTTAGTAGAAGGTTCCATTCGTGTTTTTAGAAGACATGATTCGGGACAAGAAATCACCCTATACTACCTCAAGCCTTTTGAACAATGCAATGTCAATATCAACAGTGCCTTTGGTAACACTCCTGCCATCGGGAGTGCCATTAGTGAAAGTGAATTGGAAGGGTATATGATTGATGCTAACGTGCTTCACACGCTTTACCGCCAAGAACAGGCCTATCAAGACTATGTGTTTTCTCTTTTTTCTATTAGATTGGAGGAGTTTACGGAACTTGTGGAAGACATTCGCTTTAAAAAACTCGATGAACGCTTGATGCAATGGCTCCAAGATACACCTGAGCAAACCCTCACCATCACCCATGAAAAACTTGCTTCTCATATTGGCACTTCAAGAGAAGTGGTTAGTCGTTTGTTAAAAACCCTCGAAAAAGAAGGGGTGATAACCCTTTCGCGAGGAAAAATCACCAAATGCCCTGTCCAAAAAAGTTCTTTTTTAAAATGGTTTTGATAGTGGATTTGTGATAAAAGTCACAGACAAAAACCGTCTATTCTGTCATGATACCGTCTCTTAAACAATCCCAAGGAGACCACCATGAAGAAGAAATTCACCCTCGTTTTTTTACTTATAGCAGGAGGCAGTTCGCTTGCTTTTGCCCAAGGCGAACAATTGTTCAACAGCCCCACACTTGGCGGCAGTAAAAACGACGCCTCCTGCGTGACCTGTCACGCAGGAGGCGAAGGCCTCAATGCGCCACTTTTTGATAGAAAAGAGTACGTGATGATGGGGCAAACATTTAGCACGCTTGAAGATATTGTCAACATGTGTATTCAAATGCCCCTTGAAGGAAAGGCCATTGACCCCAACGGAGCAGAAATGAAACATCTTTTAAACTACATGAAGACGTTAACAAAATAGTAAAAAAAAAAGAGTCTTTACATGTAAAGACTCTTTTGCCTCTAAAACATTAGTTTCGCCACTTTACTATGTAGTGTTTTACGTTACACAACGGGCAATAATTTAGAGCGCCAAACACAATAGGCACAAGCCCCAAAAGACCCCAATAGCTCTGAAAAATCAGGCCAAGCGTGACGATTATCACGCCTGCGCTGATGCGAAAGGCTCTGCTTGGTTTTTTAATCCCACATGTCATCATCATTCCTTAGGAAAAAATACTTGCCGTAATGCCCTTGTACCAATCTTTGGTAGCAACAGCCGTAGCTTCGTCGGCATTTTCAAAAAGTTCGGCTTTTACTTTAACAGATTTTTCCTCTAAGTAGGCTTGGTGCGTCACGGCGATGGCTGTGGTTGGACTGACCATAGAGTAGCACACATTCGCAGGAAGCTCCGCGCCCACGCGTGGGTCACGCCCGCTCAAACGTCGCCCAATCTGCTCGCCCGCAATGAGCCCGCACGAGTTTGCCATTTGGGCACTTTTGGGAAAGGGGTACTCCCCAAGCACGTCGCCTACGATGTACACATCAGGGTCACTCACGCTTTGAAACCCTGGAGCCACGACTCTGCCCCATCCCGTGCTTGTCACTGCAAGGCCTGCTCCAGTTAACAAAGCACTGGCTTTGTTGGCGGGGATGATATTGGCATCATCAAAGGCCAAGGTTTGTTTCACAAACTGCTTCGTGTTCACATCAAAGACATCGTAAGCGACGACTTTTTTGGCAAGGTCAATGTTTGTAATGTTGCTCGTAGGCAGGTATTCTAAATACCCTTCATACTTCGCAAACGCTTCCAAAAAGCCCTTAGATTTCGTAGTTGGCTTGTCTCTTGGGTCTAAAAGCACCACCTTGGCCTTGCGTCCCTTGGCTTGAAAATAGCTAGCAATCAGCGCAGCACGCTCATAGGGTGCAGGAGGGCAACGATACGCGCCTTTGGGCACGGTGATGACAAAGACCCCTTCTGTAAAGTTTTCCACTTTTTTCTTTAAGGTCAATTGCTCTTCGCCGCCGGTGTAACTGGCAGGAAACAACGTGCGGCACGCTCTGGCTTCCTCGGCGTCTAGCCCAAAAGGTGCGTAATCGTACTCAATCCCGGTGGCAAGGACTAGCAGGGTGTACGCGTACGTGTTTCCAAGGGTTGTGAGGGTTTTGGCCTTGCGGTCGATGGCAATGACTTTTTCGTTGACCACTTCGTAGCCGTAAGTAATGGCGGGCTCCAAGGGCGAAAACAACAACTCTTCATAGCTTGTGCCCTCTACGCCCCCGATCCACAAGTTGCTGTAAGGGCACGAGGCAAAGACGTTTTTAGACTCAAAAATCACAATCTCGGCCTCTTTATTGTGCTCGCGGATGGCCTTGGCCACACTAAGTCCTGCATACCCTCCACCGATGATGGCCACACGCGCCTTCCCATTAAGAGGGTGTGCTAGGGGCGCTACTGACGTTTTTTGTGCTTCATTTTCTTTGGCAACACCGTTAGTCACCACTGCCGCTGCGCCCAATACACTTAACTTTAATGCGTCTCTACGATTCATTTTTTCACCTTTACATGTAGTAATACAAATCACTATTTTATGGAATAATTGCTCCAAAACATCTCGGCATCATAATCTATTTTTTCATCAATGTCAAGTATTTTGACAAGTTTAATCAAGTTTGATATACTACACCTATATTTCCAAAGGATGACGATGAAAAGAATACTCTTAGCTTTTTTATTGCTAACACAGCTGGCTTTTGCAGGTGACCCTCACAAGGGGCAGATTTTTTACCGTTACGTCGTTTCACCTATCACGGACATGCGTGGAGATGCCTTTACTAAAACACATACTAAAGCAGAATGGGAAACACTGATGAGCAAAGAGGGAAAAGGGTTTTTAACCGCTTACAACATACCCCAAGGCACGCTAGATGCGGAAGCTTTGGAGCACTTGAGGGCGTTTTTCATCCACTACGCCAAAGACAGCGACGTGGTAGCCGTGTGTGAGGAGCTATAGCCCCACCAAAAGTCCCAACCCAAAAAGGCCAAGCACCACGCCTGAGCCTTTTTGAATCCACCCTATTGCCCCATACAAACGTGCTTTAGTGTGGCGATTACCCGCAAGAAGTGCCACCACCATGTCCCACCCAAGCACCACCGCCACCATCCACACCCCGTACCAAAGACGCATTTGCATCCCCGTATCTGGGCTTACCATCGCCCCGAACAACACCCAATAAAACAGAGCATTTTTAGGGTTAAGCACCGCAGAGCCAAACCCAAGGGCCACGTGTTTTCCCCATGCCTTTACATGTAAGGCTTTGCTAGCACTCTCACGCACTTTTGGCGCGCGCAAAAGATGCCATCCGATGTAACACAAATAGACCCCACCAAGGCTTCGCACCACTACAAAAAAGGTTTCGTGCTGGGTCAACAGTGCCGCACTACTGAGCGCCAAGGCGATATACACCCCATTGCCCAAGGCAATCCCCAAGCACACCCCAAAGGCATAGCGCAACGGAAGCCGCAAGGCTGTTTGGATGATGAGAAAAAAATCAGGCCCAGGACTCAACAACGCCAAAAAATGCGCCCATGCTACCAAGAAAAATTCCATAATACTCCTTAGAGTTCTTTCAGAACTCTCAATACGCTTTTAGAGCAAAGCTCCAAAAGCTACGCTAACGCTACGCACACTTACGCAGAAAGCCCACGCACCTTTGGTGCTTTGTGCGTTAACGATGAAGTATAGAAAAATCTAGGCTTTTAAATCTTGTAAAAAATTGCGTTGGTAGGCTTTGGGGGTTTGGGTGGTGAAGGCTTTGAAGTGGTGGTGAAAATGGCTTTGGTCGTAAAAACCGCACATTTGGGCAACCTCGGCGATGACGCGGCCTTGCTGGAGGTAGCGGCGCGCCGCCTCGATGCGGCAGTTGAGCCTAAAGGCGTGGGGCGTGACCCCAACACTGGCTTTAAAAGCACGAATCAACCCGTACACACTCCCACCCGCCGCGTGGGCAAGCGTTTCAAGGGGCAACTCTTCTTCTAGGTTACATGTAAGCATCTCTTGCGCCCGCGCTATGCAAGGAGTACTGGGCATTGCGGGTAAAAAGCGCACGCGCTCTAGCAACGCGCCAAAAAACTCCGTCAGTTTTTCCTCTTTTTCCATCCTAAACCCCTTGGGGTCTAGCAAGGTGGTAAGGGTGTCAAAATAGTGCGCTACCAACGAAGCATCTTCAAGGAGTGAGGTTTGAAAAGGGGCAAACACTTCACGTCCTTGCAAGGACGCGCACCACGCGGTGTCGAGGTAAAGCATCCCGTACGTGCGGGGTTTAGAAGGAGAAGGATTGCACGCATGAAGCACGTGGGGGTTGATGAGGGCTAACGTGCCGCTTTGTAGCGTAAACGCTTTCTCTCCTAACGTAAACTCCACCTCGCCCTCAAGCACCGCCCCGATGCTAAGACGTTGGTGTAGATGGGATTTAAAATGTTCAAAACTGCGGGTCGCAAACCGCGCTTCCGCAAAAGGCAAGGTGCCCGCTTGCACCCTACACGACCCTTAGGGGTGTCGCTTCGCGCGCTAATACTTCGCCGATGATGCACGTGTGTACGTAACCCAAATCCTGAAGCACAGCGATGCTTTGCCGTACTTCTTTTTCAGGCAAGGCTACCAGTAAGCCACCCGAAGTTTGCGCGTCAAAGAGCGT from Sulfurospirillum tamanense harbors:
- a CDS encoding AraC family transcriptional regulator, with translation MQAGTLPFAEARFATRSFEHFKSHLHQRLSIGAVLEGEVEFTLGEKAFTLQSGTLALINPHVLHACNPSPSKPRTYGMLYLDTAWCASLQGREVFAPFQTSLLEDASLVAHYFDTLTTLLDPKGFRMEKEEKLTEFFGALLERVRFLPAMPSTPCIARAQEMLTCNLEEELPLETLAHAAGGSVYGLIRAFKASVGVTPHAFRLNCRIEAARRYLQQGRVIAEVAQMCGFYDQSHFHHHFKAFTTQTPKAYQRNFLQDLKA